The Falco cherrug isolate bFalChe1 chromosome 15, bFalChe1.pri, whole genome shotgun sequence genome includes a region encoding these proteins:
- the LOC102046607 gene encoding G-protein coupled receptor 83-like, whose translation MPRLLLQSYRSQMMGFLEESDHYSSLAKLMSISQATNKTTFNWTDSSIIEWEKFAELAKYEPESQKPIVKALLIVAYSVIIIMSLFGNMLVCHVVLKNKRMHSATSLFIVNLAVSDIMITLLNTPFTLVRFVNSTWIFGKAMCHISRFVQYCSLHVSTLTLTAIALDRHQVILNPLKQRMSLTKGALSISVIWLMATCFSLPHAIYQKLFQYNYREATVRSLCLPDFPEPAELVWKYLDLSTFLLLYLLPLLIITVTYTRLAKKLWLRNAIGDITMQQYITHHKNKKKSIKMLMLVVVVFAVCWFPLNCYVVLISSLGIKTKNSLYFALHWFAMSSTCYNPFIYCWLNESFRSELRALLCMCQRMPRAQDDVLPPAVTSCHEAWMEQARHRKGPASQTLCSTRNAQTASTEL comes from the exons ATGCCTCGCTTGCTGCTTCAGTCATACAGGTCACAGATGATGGGGTTTCTTGAGGAGTCTGACCATTACTCTTCCTTGGCCAAACTCATGTCAATCTCCCAAGCAACCAACAAGACCACCTTCAACTGGACAGACAGCAGCATTATTGAGTGGGAGAAATTTGCTGAGCTGGCTAAATACGAGCCAGAATCCCAGAAACCAATAGTGAAAGCTCTCCTGATTGTGGCGTACTCAGTCATTATCATCATGTCTCTCTTTGGGAACATGCTGGTGTGCCACGTGGTGCTGAAGAACAAGAGGATGCACTCAGCCACTAGCCTTTTCATCGTCAACCTGGCAGTGTCTGACATTATGATCACGCTGCTCAACACGCCTTTTACCCTG GTTCGGTTTGTGAACAGCACGTGGATCTTTGGAAAGGCCATGTGCCACATTAGCCGCTTCGTGCAGTACTGCTCCCTCCACGTCTCCACGCTGACCCTGACAGCCATCGCCCTGGACAGGCACCAG GTCATCCTGAACCCGCTGAAGCAGAGGATGTCACTAACGAAGGGAGCACTGAGCATCTCCGTTATCTGGCTGATGGCAACGTGTTTCTCCCTACCCCACGCCATCTATCAAAAGCTTTTCCAGTACAACTACAG ggAAGCTACTGTCCGGAGTTTGTGCCTCCCTGATTTTCCTGAGCCTGCAGAGCTGGTCTGGAAGTATCTGGACCTGTCtacctttctccttctttacCTCCTGCCTCTGCTAATCATCACTGTCACGTACACACGCCTGGCCAAGAAGCTGTGGCTCCGCAATGCCATTGGAGATATCACCATGCAGCAGTATATCACCCACCACAAGAACAAGAAGAAGAGCATCAAGATGCtgatgctggtggtggtggtcttTGCTGTCTGCTGGTTCCCCCTCAACTGCTACGTGGTGCTCATCTCCAGTCTCGGCATCAAGACAAAGAACTCCCTCTATTTTGCCCTGCACTGGTTCGCCATGAGCAGCACCTGCTACAACCCTTTCATCTACTGCTGGCTGAACGAGAGCTTCCGCTCGGAGCTCAGGGCGCTGCTCTGCATGTGCCAGAGGATGCCCCGGGCTCAGGATGATGTGCTGCCGCCTGCAGTCACGTCCTGCCACGAGGCATGGATGGAGCAGGCCAGGCACAGGAAGGGACCTGCCTCGCAGACCCTATGCTCCACCAGGAACGCCCAGacagccagcacagagctgtga